One region of Quercus lobata isolate SW786 chromosome 2, ValleyOak3.0 Primary Assembly, whole genome shotgun sequence genomic DNA includes:
- the LOC115975397 gene encoding 50S ribosomal protein L21, chloroplastic, with product MASVTLSLCSSLATHCRISPKQNPSTPALSFSKNTNLTFLSLSSHNHSRSSSSSSSSSSHTFHFLPKSSESEAAVLDSETQSPEIDSPEPEAAQIVETSSEQVPKREQVFAVVMVGSRQYIVFPGRFIYTQRLKDANVNDKIILNKVLLVGTRNSTYIGKPVVTNAAVHAVVEEQGLNPKVIVFKYKKKKNYRRNIGHRQPNTRIRITGITGYEDYPAVTLES from the exons ATGGCTTCTGTGACACTTTCCTTATGCTCATCTCTCGCAACCCATTGCAGAATCTCTCCAAAGCAAAACCCATCAACACCAgcactctctttctctaaaaaTACCAATctcacctttctctctctctcttcccacAACCACTCtcgctcttcttcttcttcttcttcttcttcttcacacaCATTCCATTTCCTCCCCAaatcctcagaatcagaagcaGCCGTGCTCGATTCCGAGACCCAATCCCCCGAAATCGATTCTCCAGAGCCTGAAGCTGCTCAAATCGTCGAAACCTCCTCAGAACAAGTCCCCAAGCGTGAGCAAGTGTTCGCTGTGGTCATG GTTGGATCACGTCAATACATTGTATTTCCTGGTCGGTTTATATATACTCAGAGGCTCAAAGACGCTAATGTCAATGATAAG ATTATCCTAAACAAGGTGTTGCTCGTTGGAACCCGAAACAGTACCTACATTGGAAAACCAGTGGTGACTAATGCTGCTGTACATGCTGTGGTTGAAGAGCAG GGTTTAAATCCCAAAGTAATTGTCTTCaagtataagaagaagaaaaactatcGGAGAAATATTGGTCATCGACAG CCAAATACAAGGATACGGATAACCGGTATCACTGGCTATGAGGACTATCCAGCTGTCACGCTTGAGTCATAG
- the LOC115963438 gene encoding uncharacterized protein LOC115963438 translates to MSNPKLCKSMKFPNGKVFRAALREYAVKKPVDIKFKLNEKTKFLSTAISGVKHRVMQDVYVDLSINQVYRAKRKAREFILGDKRLQYGKQRDYAEMIRITYMGSKVILQTEITEPNTQPKFKRMPLVGLDGCHLKGKFGGHILSATARDGNDNIFPVALGVVEQENKDSWVWFLQTFADDIGRPDELNLVFISNRQKGLIPAMEMLFPTVEHRFCVKYIYNNFKLNFMGLELKAALWRCAAATTIREFEKRMQDMKKLDKEA, encoded by the exons ATGAGTAACCCGAAGTTATGCAAGAGTATGAAGTTCCCAAATGGGAAGGTGTTTAGGGCTGCCTTGAGGGAATATGCAGTGAAAAAGCCTGTGGACATTAAGTTCAAGCTTAATGAGAAGACAAAATTTCTGTCCACTGCAA TTTCTGGTGTGAAGCATCGAGTTATGCAGGATGTGTATGTGGACTTGAGCATAAATCAAGTGTACAGAGCTAAGAGGAAAGCTAGAGAGTTCATACTAGGTGATAAGAGGTTGCAGTATGGAAAGCAAAGGGACTATGCAGAGATGATAAGAATAACTTATATGGGGAGTAAAGTGATTTTACAAACTGAGATTACTGAGCCTAACACACAACCCAAGTTCAAGAGGAT GCCACTTGTAGGATTAGATGGTTGCCACCTGAAGGGCAAGTTTGGTGGACATATATTATCAGCAACTGCAAGGGATGGGAATGACAATATTTTCCCTGTTGCATTAGGTGTAGTTGAGCAAGAAAATAAGGATTCTTGGGTGTGGTTTTTACAAACATTTGCAGATGATATTGGGAGGCCAGATGAGCTGAATCTGGTGTTCATTTCAAATAGGCAGAAG GGATTGATACCTGCCATGGAGATGTTGTTTCCAACAGTTGAACATAGATTTTGTGTGAAGTATATTTATAACAACTTTAAGTTAAACTTCATGGGTTTAGAATTGAAGGCTGCATTATGGAGGTGTGCTGCAGCAACAACAATTAGGGAGTTTGAGAAGAGAATGCAAGATATGAAGAAATTGGACAAAGAAGCATGA
- the LOC115975310 gene encoding uncharacterized protein LOC115975310 — protein sequence MSYSSYYSGSNHHSCSADSCRLWTALTWNNFGRRFYGCSYYDVDDELIVNTLGGWMAKHVSVDLKLHPFSLQDSVCTRIKQELQRKRKKRLLIGKQQLLRRKTKPSKGKKKLG from the exons ATGTCTTATTCAAGTTATTACTCGGGTTCCAATCACCATTCATGCTCTGCTGACAGTTGCCGGCTATGGACTGCTCTGACCTGGAACAATTTTGGGAGAAGGTTTTATGGGTGCAGCTACTATGATGTG GATGATGAACTAATTGTAAATACTTTAGGTGGTTGGATGGCAAAACATGTAAGCGTGGATCTGAAGTTGCACCCATTTTCCTTGCAAGATTCAGTATGTACAAGAATCAAGCAAGAGTTGcagaggaaaaggaaaaagaggctACTGATAGGGAAACAGCAACTATTGAGAAGGAAAACAAAGCCAAgcaaagggaagaaaaagctaGGATGA
- the LOC115975396 gene encoding calcium-dependent protein kinase 11-like — MKNQTTSSQSTTPTPPPKPATTVLPYQTPRLRDHYLIGKKLGQGQFGTTYHCTHKSTGAFYACKSIPKRKLLCREDYEDVWREIQIMHHLSEHPNVVQIKGTYEDSLFVHLVMELCGGGELFDRIVQKGQYSEKEAAKLIKTIVGVVEACHSLGVMHRDLKPENFLFDSPADDASLKATDFGLSVFYKPGQAFCDVVGSPYYVAPEVLRKNYGPEADVWSAGVILYILLSGVPPFWAESETGIFRQILQGKIDFESAPWPSISESAKDLIRKMLERDPRKRISAHEVLCHPWIVDDRVAPDKPLDSAVLSRLKQFSAMHKLKKMALRVIAERLSEEEIGGLKELFNMIDTDNSGTITFEELKEGLKRVGSELMESEIKSLMDAADIDNSGSIDYGEFLAATLHMNKMEREENLVAAFSFFDKDGSGYITSDELQHACKEFGLGDVHLEEMIKEIDQDNDGRIDYGEFAAMMRKGDGEVGRSRTMRSNLNFNLADAFGVNDSTVDTKQKQSSV; from the exons ATGAAGAACCAAACCACATCATCACAATCAACAACACCAACACCACCGCCAAAGCCAGCAACCACAGTGTTACCCTATCAAACCCCAAGACTCAGAGACCATTATCTAATAGGCAAGAAGCTAGGCCAAGGCCAATTTGGTACAACATACCATTGTACCCACAAGTCCACAGGTGCTTTCTATGCCTGCAAATCCATCCCAAAGCGCAAGCTTTTATGCAGAGAAGACTATGAAGATGTTTGGAGAGAGATTCAGATCATGCACCATCTTTCAGAGCACCCAAATGTGGTACAAATCAAAGGGACTTATGAGGACTCTTTGTTTGTTCACTTGGTTATGGAGTTGTGTGGTGGAGGTGAGTTGTTTGATAGGATTGTGCAGAAGGGTCAGTATAGTGAGAAAGAGGCTGCCAAGTTGATTAAGACTATTGTTGGGGTTGTGGAGGCTTGTCACTCTCTTGGGGTTATGCATAGAGATCTCAAGCCGGAGAATTTCTTGTTTGATTCACCTGCTGATGATGCTAGCCTCAAAGCCACCGATTTTGGCTTGTCTGTCTTCTATAAGCCCG GACAAGCTTTTTGTGACGTAGTTGGAAGTCCCTATTATGTTGCACCTGAAGTGTTGCGAAAGAATTACGGACCTGAAGCAGATGTTTGGAGTGCTGGTGTTATCCTTTACATCTTATTGAGTGGAGTTCCACCTTTTTGGGCAG AATCTGAAACAGGAATCTTCAGACAGATTTTACAAGGCAAAATAGATTTTGAATCGGCACCATGGCCTAGTATTTCAGAAAGTGCAAAAGATTTGATACGGAAAATGCTTGAAAGGGACCCAAGAAAACGAATTTCTGCCCATGAAGTCCTGT GTCACCCATGGATTGTGGATGACAGAGTTGCTCCAGATAAACCTCTGGATTCTGCAGTTTTATCACGGCTGAAGCAGTTCTCAGCAATGCATAAACTTAAAAAGATGGCTCTGCGT gTCATAGCAGAAAGACTTTCAGAGGAAGAGATTGGTGGTCTGAAAGAGTTGTTCAATATGATTGACACAGACAATAGTGGGACGATAACATTTGAGGAACTTAAAGAGGGTTTAAAAAGAGTGGGCTCTGAACTGATGGAATCTGAAATCAAGTCTCTTATGGACGCA GCTGATATAGACAATAGTGGATCAATAGACTATGGTGAATTTCTTGCTGCTACTTTGCACATGAATAAGATGGAGAGGGAGGAGAATTTGGTTGCAGCCTTCTCCTTTTTTGACAAGGATGGTAGTGGTTACATCACCAGTGATGAGCTTCAACATGCTTGCAAAGAGTTTGGTCTAGGTGATGTCCACCTGGAGGAGATGATCAAAGAAATCGATCAGGACAAT GATGGCCGTATAGATTACGGGGAGTTTGCAGCAATGATGAGGAAGGGTGATGGAGAAGTTGGGAGGAGTAGAACTATGAGAAGCAATTTGAACTTCAATTTAGCTGATGCCTTTGGAGTAAATGACTCAACTGTTGACACTAAACAAAAGCAATCCTCTGTATAG